A single region of the Salvia miltiorrhiza cultivar Shanhuang (shh) chromosome 8, IMPLAD_Smil_shh, whole genome shotgun sequence genome encodes:
- the LOC130998676 gene encoding uncharacterized protein LOC130998676: MTTCDRLQKFGIQCDQACCLCSQGNESLNHLFFLCPYSVNVWDKLATWCGVRRKAGAWDDEVEYLERQGASKTGKQLMYRLLVATAVYHIWREMNKRRFNDKASHEDSVIRQCQLMMLVKGELNPKVHKMFVN, translated from the coding sequence ATGACAACATGTGATAGACTGCAGAAATTTGGTATCCAATGTGACCAAGCTTGTTGTTTGTGTTCACAAGGGAATGAATCACTCAATCACCTGTTTTTCTTGTGTCCGTATTCTGTCAATGTGTGGGATAAGCTTGCTACGTGGTGTGGTGTTCGAAGGAAAGCTGGAGCTTGGGATGATGAAGTGGAGTATTTAGAAAGACAAGGAGCCTCGAAGACGGGGAAGCAGCTTATGTATAGACTGTTGGTGGCAACAGCTGTCTATCATATATGGAGAGAAATGAATAAACGAAGATTTAACGACAAGGCTTCCCATGAAGATAGTGTAATTAGACAATGTCAGTTGATGATGCTGGTGAAAGGAGAGTTGAACCCTAAAGTTCACAAAATGTTTGTGAACTAA